Proteins co-encoded in one Sporosarcina sp. FSL K6-1522 genomic window:
- a CDS encoding metallophosphoesterase — protein MHYALLGDIHSSKGDLEKVLADIAEKAPGAIRVGTGDLFECTISKKDITDKKFSQLEEVMLIPAGFPELLTFLSVRGNQEERIVLITETDDPLREKLAIMPETFEFGGAKVIHGHQWQWGGEPWALIHAEVEGSPVFYGHSHTSALLRNGVQEAIEFGVPYRVEGESVLVNVGAVVGDCEWVLYDSVDKVVMFMKAV, from the coding sequence ATGCATTATGCATTACTCGGAGACATTCATTCTTCAAAAGGTGATTTAGAAAAAGTGCTCGCCGACATTGCGGAGAAAGCGCCAGGAGCAATTCGAGTCGGTACAGGGGATCTATTTGAATGCACAATTAGTAAAAAGGATATTACGGATAAGAAATTTAGCCAACTCGAAGAGGTCATGCTGATTCCAGCTGGCTTCCCCGAGTTGCTGACATTCCTTTCTGTAAGGGGTAATCAAGAAGAACGAATAGTGTTGATTACGGAAACGGATGATCCGCTACGTGAAAAATTAGCCATCATGCCTGAAACTTTTGAGTTCGGCGGAGCTAAGGTGATTCATGGTCATCAATGGCAGTGGGGCGGAGAACCGTGGGCGCTGATTCATGCTGAAGTCGAAGGCTCGCCGGTATTTTATGGTCATAGTCATACATCTGCACTATTACGGAATGGCGTTCAGGAAGCTATCGAATTTGGTGTGCCTTATCGTGTTGAAGGGGAGAGTGTACTTGTTAACGTGGGAGCCGTCGTAGGCGACTGTGAATGGGTATTATATGATTCGGTGGATAAAGTCGTGATGTTTATGAAGGCAGTATGA
- a CDS encoding LrgB family protein has translation MTNVLLSLLFVAMTLAIYLVMNVVYVKYYKSFLVPILTATTAVVIILVLFNVPYDTYMVGGKWIDALLAPAIVALAIPLYKQRELLKQNLVPIATGVLTGVVVGMLSGIIFVKWIGFSQEIVFSFLPKSITTPIAMQIATGLGGIASLAPVFVMIAGFTGIIFGPSFMKWTRIDTAIGRGMGLGAAAHALGTSKALELGEQEASISSVAMTLCAIFGSVVGPVVAWVFY, from the coding sequence ATGACAAACGTACTTTTATCTCTTCTCTTTGTTGCTATGACGTTGGCAATTTATCTTGTGATGAACGTGGTGTATGTGAAATATTATAAGTCTTTTTTAGTACCGATTTTAACAGCGACAACTGCAGTTGTCATCATTCTTGTACTCTTTAATGTGCCTTATGATACATATATGGTGGGGGGCAAATGGATTGATGCGTTATTAGCTCCTGCTATCGTAGCGTTAGCGATCCCGTTATATAAACAACGGGAGTTATTGAAGCAAAACTTGGTACCAATTGCTACCGGGGTGTTAACGGGCGTCGTTGTCGGCATGTTGAGCGGCATTATTTTTGTTAAATGGATAGGATTTTCTCAGGAGATTGTTTTTTCCTTTTTACCAAAATCGATTACAACACCAATTGCTATGCAAATTGCGACGGGATTGGGGGGCATCGCTTCATTAGCACCTGTTTTTGTCATGATTGCCGGATTTACGGGGATCATTTTCGGACCGTCATTTATGAAATGGACGCGAATTGATACAGCGATTGGCCGGGGGATGGGGCTTGGCGCGGCAGCTCATGCACTCGGTACATCGAAAGCCCTTGAACTTGGGGAACAAGAAGCATCGATTAGTTCTGTAGCGATGACACTCTGTGCAATTTTCGGTTCGGTTGTGGGACCTGTTGTGGCGTGGGTGTTTTATTGA
- a CDS encoding zinc-finger domain-containing protein, translating to MNKITVMSEINAILDAYCEGCFLKTQLSKDKGKTSAHRFCIKTCTIGEQLQFLGQEMNKFTK from the coding sequence ATGAATAAAATAACTGTGATGAGTGAAATCAATGCCATCCTCGATGCCTATTGTGAAGGTTGTTTCTTGAAAACGCAATTATCGAAAGACAAAGGCAAGACGAGTGCACATCGCTTTTGTATTAAAACTTGTACAATTGGCGAACAGCTTCAGTTTTTAGGCCAAGAGATGAATAAATTTACAAAATAA
- a CDS encoding sulfurtransferase: MTNVFVSVQNVDTKNTKWIDTRFSLQDIEAGRNKYAESHIAGAVYWDLERDLSDMTKSAGRHPMPEKEALTELFRVSGLALDDHIIIYDDGGSPFAARAWWLLQYAGFTNAFIALEGFAALQEAGVAIATMPTQPIKTAVTPKWDESIYASRQFVEETVAEKTASALLDARSAERYRGEVEPIDPIAGRIPGALNFDWEQLKKNGLFNMDAAVKEQLGQVIDAATEVTVYCGSGVTAAPLYAMLKHNGYENTRLYVGSYSDWISEEDANVEKDC; encoded by the coding sequence ATGACAAATGTGTTTGTTTCAGTACAAAATGTAGATACTAAGAACACGAAATGGATTGATACGCGATTTTCGTTGCAAGATATAGAGGCAGGGAGAAATAAGTATGCGGAAAGTCATATAGCCGGTGCAGTCTACTGGGATCTTGAGCGCGATCTGTCAGATATGACAAAATCGGCGGGACGTCACCCAATGCCAGAGAAGGAGGCGCTAACAGAGCTGTTTCGTGTCAGTGGCCTCGCACTTGATGATCACATCATCATTTATGATGACGGTGGTAGCCCATTTGCAGCGCGTGCATGGTGGCTATTGCAATATGCAGGCTTTACGAATGCATTTATTGCACTTGAAGGCTTTGCGGCACTTCAAGAGGCGGGAGTTGCGATTGCGACTATGCCCACTCAACCGATCAAAACGGCTGTGACACCGAAATGGGATGAATCCATCTATGCCTCACGTCAATTCGTGGAAGAGACGGTTGCTGAGAAAACAGCGAGTGCATTACTTGATGCGCGTTCAGCAGAGCGATATCGAGGAGAGGTAGAGCCAATTGACCCTATTGCGGGGCGAATTCCAGGTGCTTTGAATTTTGACTGGGAACAGTTGAAAAAGAACGGTCTTTTTAATATGGACGCGGCTGTAAAGGAGCAGTTAGGGCAAGTGATTGACGCTGCGACAGAGGTGACGGTTTATTGTGGAAGCGGTGTAACTGCAGCACCTTTGTACGCGATGCTTAAGCACAATGGCTATGAAAATACCCGTCTATATGTGGGAAGCTACAGTGACTGGATTTCCGAAGAGGATGCAAACGTCGAAAAAGATTGCTAA
- a CDS encoding ribonuclease HI family protein, with protein MLEVYVDGASAGNPGKSGIGVFLKGEGHHIKISERIAPTDNHTAEFQALLRGLEEAQKLTTGIVSARSDSQIVVMAVEKEFVKKETHKPYLANILAIAKTFDFFFIKWIPDVDNRAADALAREAIHKKN; from the coding sequence ATGCTTGAAGTATACGTAGACGGCGCAAGTGCCGGTAATCCTGGAAAAAGCGGTATTGGTGTATTTTTGAAAGGCGAAGGACACCATATAAAAATCTCAGAGCGAATTGCACCAACAGACAATCATACAGCCGAATTTCAAGCGCTACTTCGTGGCCTAGAGGAAGCCCAAAAACTCACGACTGGAATCGTATCCGCCCGTTCCGACTCGCAAATTGTAGTCATGGCTGTTGAAAAAGAATTCGTAAAAAAAGAGACCCATAAACCTTATTTAGCAAACATTTTAGCGATTGCGAAAACATTCGATTTCTTTTTCATTAAATGGATTCCTGACGTAGACAACCGTGCAGCAGATGCGCTGGCGAGAGAAGCGATTCACAAAAAAAACTAA
- a CDS encoding cold shock domain-containing protein yields MYQGKVKWFSNEKGYGFIEADDGEDVFVHFTGIVSEGFKTLDEGQSVSFEIIEGNRGPQAANVLKFEDE; encoded by the coding sequence ATGTACCAGGGAAAAGTGAAATGGTTCAGCAATGAAAAAGGCTATGGTTTCATCGAAGCGGATGACGGGGAAGATGTGTTCGTCCACTTTACCGGTATTGTATCAGAAGGCTTTAAAACGCTCGATGAAGGACAATCTGTATCCTTCGAAATTATCGAAGGTAATCGAGGTCCTCAGGCGGCGAATGTCTTAAAATTCGAAGATGAATAA
- a CDS encoding HD domain-containing protein — protein MEAILHKCRQFVEGIYNEFDGSHDFAHIERVLKNAEEILTEEPSANGDVVRLAVFLHDIEDAKYQSANNPSVTEILQAIGASKELSQAVIACIDSVSFSGGNAKDLTSIEGAIVRDADRLDAIGAIGIARTFAFGGARGRKLYDASEIARDQMSEAEYRDKKTASVTHFYEKLLLLKDLMVTTEGKRLAEQRHDYMVGFLKQLERETGL, from the coding sequence ATGGAAGCCATTCTTCATAAATGTAGACAATTTGTTGAAGGAATATACAACGAGTTTGACGGAAGTCATGATTTTGCACATATTGAGCGCGTATTGAAAAACGCAGAAGAGATTTTAACAGAAGAGCCGTCTGCTAATGGGGACGTCGTTCGTCTCGCTGTTTTTTTGCACGATATTGAGGATGCCAAGTATCAGTCCGCTAATAACCCGTCTGTTACAGAGATTTTGCAAGCCATTGGAGCAAGTAAAGAACTATCACAAGCCGTCATTGCCTGCATCGACAGTGTGTCATTCAGTGGGGGCAATGCCAAAGACCTTACGTCGATTGAAGGGGCGATTGTTCGTGATGCGGATCGACTCGATGCCATTGGCGCGATAGGGATTGCCCGCACGTTTGCCTTTGGCGGCGCAAGAGGGAGAAAATTGTATGATGCTAGTGAGATTGCACGTGATCAAATGTCTGAGGCAGAGTACCGAGATAAGAAAACCGCATCTGTTACGCATTTCTATGAAAAGTTATTGTTGTTGAAAGACTTAATGGTGACAACAGAAGGAAAACGTCTGGCGGAACAGAGGCATGATTATATGGTTGGTTTTTTGAAGCAATTGGAGCGAGAAACCGGATTATAA
- a CDS encoding IscS subfamily cysteine desulfurase: MHYFDYAATTPLHPEAAHVYSKLAQGCYGNTSSLHEVGAEAQNMLAYCREELAGMLGVHSAGIYFTGGGTESNLLSIISLAKANRHKGNHIVTTAGEHPSVDSALAYLQQEGFTITTVPFTEEGFVDIQRLEQALTSDTIMVSMQHINPEIGTIQPLEEIAALLKERAILLHSDCVQSFGKMNLKPIAQLVDSLTISSHKVYGPKGVGVAYIHPRHRLTPVFPGLVHESGFRGGTVNVPGIAAFVTAASHANHTDIHCRTFREAFLEKILQHPELFTVYQTTKDDKQLPHIIGLSVKNVEGQLIMLELNRIGFAISTGSACQVGQQHASKAMMALQVEPHRAKEFIRISFGRDTTMISVCQLADCLVEIALKTRARSYVYE; this comes from the coding sequence TTGCATTATTTCGATTATGCGGCGACAACGCCGTTACATCCAGAAGCAGCGCATGTCTATAGTAAACTTGCACAAGGATGTTATGGCAATACAAGTAGCTTACACGAGGTAGGCGCAGAGGCACAAAATATGCTAGCCTACTGCCGTGAGGAACTTGCAGGGATGCTTGGCGTCCATTCTGCGGGGATTTATTTCACAGGTGGAGGCACGGAAAGCAATCTACTATCAATTATTTCACTCGCCAAAGCAAACCGACATAAAGGGAATCATATTGTAACGACAGCCGGCGAACACCCTTCTGTTGATTCTGCCTTGGCGTATTTGCAACAAGAAGGGTTTACAATTACGACGGTTCCTTTTACAGAAGAAGGTTTTGTAGATATTCAGCGCCTTGAACAAGCATTGACTAGCGACACGATTATGGTCAGTATGCAACACATCAATCCAGAAATTGGTACCATTCAGCCGCTAGAAGAAATTGCGGCATTGCTGAAAGAACGTGCCATTCTTCTCCATAGTGATTGCGTGCAATCCTTCGGAAAAATGAATTTGAAGCCAATCGCACAACTTGTGGATAGCCTCACCATCTCTAGCCATAAAGTGTACGGCCCAAAAGGGGTCGGCGTGGCCTATATTCATCCTCGCCACCGACTTACCCCTGTCTTTCCAGGGCTTGTTCACGAATCGGGTTTCAGAGGCGGAACGGTGAACGTTCCAGGTATCGCTGCATTTGTTACTGCCGCAAGTCACGCAAATCATACGGATATCCATTGCCGGACATTTCGCGAAGCCTTTTTGGAGAAAATCCTGCAACATCCCGAGCTTTTTACGGTCTATCAAACAACGAAGGATGACAAACAATTGCCGCATATTATTGGATTAAGTGTGAAAAATGTCGAAGGACAGCTAATCATGCTAGAATTGAATCGAATCGGTTTTGCGATTTCAACCGGCAGCGCGTGCCAAGTAGGTCAACAACATGCTTCGAAAGCGATGATGGCCTTACAAGTAGAACCACACCGCGCCAAGGAATTCATCCGTATCTCGTTTGGACGTGATACGACGATGATAAGTGTTTGTCAATTAGCAGATTGCCTTGTTGAAATCGCACTGAAAACACGTGCAAGGAGCTATGTATATGAATGA
- the nadA gene encoding quinolinate synthase NadA, with the protein MSILHYFEEQKSGTLPESYRDLTREQMEARIVAIKKQLGDKLFIPGHHYQKDEVIQFADVSGDSLQLAQLCAANEQAEHIVFCGVHFMAETADILTNDHQKVYLPDMRAGCSMADMANIFQTDRAWAALMETFGDTIVPLTYVNSTAAIKAFVGKNGGATVTSSNAHAMVKWAFTQKERILFLPDQHLGRNTAYDIGIPLEQMAVWNPINDQLEYEGDFEDIKVILWKGHCSVHENFTVKNIVDLRESDPETRIIVHPECSREVVALADDNGSTKYIIDAIENADPGSKWAIGTEMNLVNRLIQNHPDKQIISLNPSMCPCLTMNRIDLPHLLWSLESIVNGEEVNTIQVDEETTKDAITALERMLARA; encoded by the coding sequence TTGTCGATCTTACATTATTTCGAAGAACAAAAGAGTGGCACATTGCCAGAAAGCTATCGAGACTTGACGCGTGAGCAAATGGAAGCGCGGATTGTGGCGATTAAAAAACAGCTCGGGGACAAGCTGTTCATCCCCGGGCATCATTATCAAAAAGATGAGGTCATCCAGTTTGCAGATGTATCAGGGGATTCGTTGCAATTGGCGCAGCTATGTGCGGCCAATGAGCAAGCGGAGCATATCGTTTTTTGTGGCGTGCATTTTATGGCGGAAACGGCTGATATTTTGACAAATGATCATCAGAAAGTGTATTTACCCGATATGCGTGCGGGTTGTTCGATGGCAGATATGGCGAATATTTTTCAAACGGATCGTGCATGGGCTGCACTTATGGAGACATTTGGTGACACAATTGTCCCATTGACTTACGTGAACTCAACGGCGGCCATTAAAGCATTTGTCGGTAAAAATGGTGGGGCAACTGTTACGTCATCGAATGCACATGCAATGGTGAAATGGGCATTTACACAAAAAGAACGCATTCTCTTTTTACCAGATCAGCATTTAGGGCGCAATACGGCATATGACATTGGCATTCCGCTTGAGCAAATGGCGGTATGGAACCCGATTAACGATCAACTGGAGTATGAAGGAGATTTCGAGGATATAAAAGTGATTTTATGGAAAGGGCATTGCTCTGTCCATGAAAACTTTACTGTGAAAAATATCGTGGACCTACGAGAAAGTGATCCGGAAACACGTATTATTGTCCATCCCGAATGTTCACGCGAAGTCGTCGCGCTTGCAGATGACAATGGCTCGACGAAATACATTATAGATGCGATTGAAAATGCGGATCCGGGGAGCAAGTGGGCAATTGGTACGGAAATGAATCTTGTCAATCGACTGATTCAAAATCATCCGGATAAGCAAATTATCTCCTTGAATCCGAGCATGTGTCCATGCTTGACGATGAACCGCATTGATTTACCGCATTTACTTTGGAGCTTGGAGAGTATTGTGAATGGGGAAGAGGTCAATACGATTCAGGTTGATGAAGAAACGACGAAGGATGCGATTACGGCATTGGAACGAATGTTGGCAAGAGCTTAA
- a CDS encoding transcription repressor NadR: protein MNENEKILGDERRALIVKTLRSSTKPMTGRELGEMTNVSRQVIVGDITLLKAKNEPIMATSQGYVFMHAQAAPGKIEKTIVCQHTPEQTEEELNILVDHGITVKDVKVEHPVYGDLNASIMVSNRTEVKAFIAKVYEANAAFLSKLSEEGIHLHTLLADNEQQIQDAEVALRKAGILVE from the coding sequence ATGAATGAAAATGAAAAAATTCTTGGGGATGAACGTCGAGCATTGATCGTCAAAACATTGCGGTCGTCTACGAAACCTATGACGGGGCGAGAACTCGGGGAAATGACCAATGTTAGCCGCCAGGTCATCGTTGGAGATATTACATTACTGAAAGCGAAAAACGAGCCGATTATGGCCACAAGCCAGGGCTATGTCTTCATGCATGCACAAGCAGCACCTGGAAAAATTGAAAAAACCATCGTCTGTCAGCACACGCCTGAACAGACGGAAGAAGAATTGAACATCCTCGTCGATCACGGCATTACTGTCAAAGATGTCAAAGTCGAACACCCGGTATACGGTGATTTGAACGCGTCGATTATGGTATCCAATCGCACAGAAGTCAAAGCCTTTATCGCAAAGGTATACGAAGCAAATGCCGCTTTCTTATCCAAATTAAGCGAAGAAGGCATTCATCTCCATACACTGTTGGCAGATAACGAGCAACAAATTCAAGATGCAGAAGTCGCATTACGAAAAGCGGGAATTCTTGTCGAATGA
- the nadC gene encoding carboxylating nicotinate-nucleotide diphosphorylase gives MNTIKLRSMLEQFYVEDIGDCDLSSEFLFPEAITGELNIVAKMDGVFCGRKVIEEGLRVVDPSTTVSCYVEDGGTIEKGSVIATAKGPVQSLLKSERVILNLIQRMSAIATETHRVAEKIEGTGTKVCDTRKTMPGLRMLDKYAVRMGGGFNHRNGLFDAVMLKDNHLAFAGSLTTAVETVRAALGHTTKIEVEIESFAQLQEAIAVKADIIMFDNCTPETIREWKQIVPDNIITEASGMITNDTIRAYAESGVDYISLGYLTHSVKALDISANVTINKSNGGN, from the coding sequence ATGAATACCATCAAGTTGAGATCTATGCTTGAGCAATTTTATGTAGAAGATATTGGGGATTGTGATCTATCCAGTGAGTTTTTATTTCCAGAAGCGATAACAGGTGAGTTGAATATTGTCGCTAAAATGGATGGCGTTTTTTGTGGAAGAAAAGTCATTGAAGAAGGGTTGCGCGTTGTGGATCCGAGTACAACGGTTAGTTGTTATGTGGAGGATGGCGGAACGATTGAAAAAGGTAGTGTCATTGCGACAGCTAAGGGGCCGGTCCAAAGTTTGTTGAAAAGTGAGCGTGTCATTTTGAATTTGATCCAACGAATGAGCGCGATTGCAACGGAGACGCATCGAGTTGCAGAGAAAATCGAAGGTACAGGAACGAAAGTATGCGATACACGAAAAACGATGCCGGGCCTTCGCATGCTGGATAAATACGCTGTTCGCATGGGCGGCGGTTTCAATCATCGCAATGGGTTGTTTGATGCCGTCATGTTAAAGGATAATCACCTTGCCTTTGCGGGTTCTTTGACAACAGCAGTCGAAACGGTTCGGGCGGCGCTTGGGCATACGACGAAAATTGAAGTGGAAATTGAATCTTTCGCGCAGCTGCAAGAAGCAATCGCCGTGAAAGCAGATATTATTATGTTTGATAATTGCACGCCAGAAACGATTCGTGAGTGGAAGCAAATTGTGCCGGACAACATCATTACAGAAGCATCGGGCATGATTACGAACGATACCATTCGTGCCTATGCGGAATCGGGCGTAGATTATATATCGCTCGGCTATTTAACACATTCTGTGAAAGCGCTAGATATTAGTGCAAATGTTACCATCAATAAAAGTAATGGGGGAAATTAA
- the nadB gene encoding L-aspartate oxidase: MKTYNCIIVGSGIAALQLANHLSAQSRVLIMTKSTRQASNSYRAQGGIAAAVGHGDKPVFHYEDTIQAGCHFHNEQQVRELVEKGPELIAQLTDRGLDFDRDDKGEMALGMEGAHGRNRIVHCGGDATGKYIMDHLHASLRADIDIIENRFVYELLIDPVTKKCIGIKAKDEEGKNETYQADQIVLAMGGIGGLYAFTSNEASVAGDGIALAYRTGAEIMDMEFIQFHPTLLYVNGRTAGLVSEAVRGAGGRLVDEWGTPIMTGKHPLGDLAPRHIVAKELYQQRVAGREVYLDISMIERFEAQFPTITALCHANGVSFDEQKIPVAPGCHFLMGGIVVDAVGQTSIDGLYAIGETAATGVHGANRLASNSLLEGLHYGRKLANHLNKRLTQNDMASTGYVVVQKPTRQLPLLPNQVELREKMMAYAGIVRTDADLRFLANWLRAYGESETDDMSLDDWSMDAIQSLFMLQAAKLVTNAAQLRLESRGAHQRADYPVEDERWGQVHIVQSKKGIEMRERQHEYHQVEIYA, encoded by the coding sequence ATGAAAACGTATAATTGCATCATTGTCGGTAGCGGAATTGCTGCCCTGCAACTAGCCAACCATCTAAGTGCTCAAAGTCGAGTGCTCATCATGACAAAATCGACAAGACAAGCGAGCAATTCTTATCGCGCACAAGGAGGGATTGCGGCGGCGGTTGGTCATGGAGATAAACCTGTTTTTCATTATGAAGATACGATTCAGGCAGGTTGCCATTTTCATAATGAGCAACAAGTCCGTGAGCTTGTGGAAAAGGGGCCTGAATTAATTGCTCAGTTGACAGATCGTGGTCTTGATTTTGATAGGGATGACAAGGGAGAGATGGCTTTAGGCATGGAAGGTGCACATGGCCGAAATCGGATTGTCCACTGTGGCGGTGATGCAACCGGGAAATACATAATGGACCATCTTCATGCTTCGCTGAGAGCGGATATTGATATCATTGAAAATCGCTTCGTTTATGAGTTGCTTATCGATCCAGTGACGAAGAAGTGTATCGGCATTAAGGCGAAGGATGAAGAAGGCAAGAACGAAACGTATCAGGCGGATCAGATTGTGCTTGCAATGGGAGGCATTGGGGGATTGTATGCTTTTACATCGAATGAGGCATCTGTAGCAGGCGACGGCATTGCGTTAGCGTATCGAACGGGTGCGGAAATTATGGATATGGAATTCATTCAATTTCATCCCACATTATTGTATGTCAATGGTAGAACAGCGGGATTGGTGTCTGAAGCTGTTAGAGGGGCAGGTGGACGCTTGGTCGATGAATGGGGGACGCCGATTATGACGGGCAAACATCCGCTGGGCGATTTAGCCCCACGGCATATTGTGGCGAAGGAGCTCTATCAACAGCGTGTTGCGGGAAGAGAAGTCTATTTGGATATCTCGATGATTGAGCGATTTGAAGCGCAGTTTCCAACGATTACGGCACTGTGTCATGCAAATGGTGTGTCGTTTGATGAACAGAAGATACCTGTTGCCCCAGGCTGTCATTTTTTAATGGGAGGCATTGTCGTTGACGCTGTGGGCCAAACCTCCATTGATGGGCTATATGCCATTGGAGAAACGGCGGCGACGGGTGTCCATGGCGCCAATCGGCTTGCCAGCAATTCGTTGTTAGAAGGGCTACATTATGGGAGGAAATTGGCGAATCATTTAAATAAACGGTTGACTCAAAATGACATGGCTAGCACGGGGTATGTTGTGGTGCAGAAACCTACGCGACAATTACCGTTGTTACCGAATCAAGTAGAGCTCCGCGAGAAAATGATGGCGTATGCGGGGATTGTTCGGACGGATGCGGACCTCCGTTTTCTCGCGAATTGGTTACGTGCGTATGGAGAAAGCGAGACTGATGACATGTCATTGGATGACTGGAGTATGGACGCAATCCAATCGCTCTTTATGCTACAAGCTGCGAAGCTCGTTACAAATGCTGCGCAACTGAGGCTGGAAAGCAGGGGAGCCCATCAGCGGGCGGATTACCCTGTGGAAGATGAAAGATGGGGACAAGTGCATATTGTCCAATCTAAAAAAGGAATCGAAATGAGGGAACGACAACATGAATACCATCAAGTTGAGATCTATGCTTGA
- a CDS encoding CidA/LrgA family holin-like protein, with protein sequence MAFVKKYVTIIFHVVLLYGFSLVGEWLQHLLYIPLPGSIIGLLLLWAALSLKLFRLQWIESGAYFLLAYLPLYLIPATVGVMNYGHVFVGKGFLLIPITMISTFVTMWLASWASQWTARKSAERKEQTI encoded by the coding sequence ATGGCATTTGTGAAGAAGTATGTGACAATCATTTTTCATGTCGTACTATTATACGGTTTTTCGCTAGTAGGGGAGTGGCTTCAGCATTTGCTCTATATACCGCTACCTGGTAGTATCATTGGCTTGTTACTATTATGGGCAGCACTTTCTTTAAAGCTTTTCCGGTTACAGTGGATTGAATCTGGCGCTTATTTTCTGTTGGCTTACTTGCCATTATATTTAATCCCAGCGACTGTTGGTGTGATGAATTATGGACATGTTTTTGTTGGAAAAGGATTTCTTTTGATTCCGATTACGATGATCAGTACATTTGTTACGATGTGGCTTGCGAGTTGGGCGAGTCAATGGACCGCTCGTAAATCAGCTGAGCGAAAGGAGCAGACGATATGA